A genomic stretch from Deinococcus aerophilus includes:
- the folK gene encoding 2-amino-4-hydroxy-6-hydroxymethyldihydropteridine diphosphokinase, protein MSDAYIALGANLGHPHDTLRWAVQAVAQHGELRGVSGLYRTAPVGGPAGQPDYLNAALHLNTALAPHALLNALHELEARAGRERRERWAARLLDLDLIVYDGLVQAGPLLTLPHPRAWERAFVLAPLADLNPELRHPQTGETVAGGLKRTGEAGVVLERRRWWPDS, encoded by the coding sequence TTGAGCGACGCCTACATCGCCCTGGGCGCCAACCTGGGTCACCCGCACGACACGCTGCGCTGGGCCGTGCAGGCGGTGGCGCAGCACGGCGAACTGCGCGGCGTCTCCGGACTGTACCGCACCGCGCCGGTCGGCGGACCCGCCGGGCAACCGGACTACCTGAATGCGGCGCTCCACCTGAACACTGCCCTGGCTCCCCACGCCCTGTTGAACGCCCTGCACGAACTGGAGGCCCGCGCCGGCCGGGAACGCCGGGAACGCTGGGCGGCCCGCCTGCTCGACCTGGATCTGATCGTGTATGACGGGCTGGTGCAGGCGGGCCCCCTCCTGACCCTGCCGCATCCGCGCGCCTGGGAGCGGGCCTTTGTGCTTGCTCCGCTGGCCGACCTGAACCCCGAACTCAGGCATCCCCAGACCGGCGAGACCGTGGCTGGAGGCCTGAAACGAACGGGCGAGGCGGGGGTGGTGCTGGAGCGGCGCCGCTGGTGGCCGGACTCCTAA